A window of Citrus sinensis cultivar Valencia sweet orange chromosome 7, DVS_A1.0, whole genome shotgun sequence contains these coding sequences:
- the LOC102625944 gene encoding receptor-like protein 15 isoform X3 — protein sequence METSFVRLSISVIMITVLMNEKHGFKACLETERTALLQIKSFFISASDIEYKDSILSSWVDDEDDDGMPSDCCHWQRVKCNATTGRVMQLSLKNTTRLNYPYDWFPLLNMSLFHPLEELQSLDLSVNNFSYDSKVAAYDSLRSLKQLKILVLGRNYFDDSIFSYLNTLPSLCTLILHWNRIEGSQTNQGLANLQDLRVLDLSGNFNITSGSLTRLGLANLTNLKRLHLRFCGVTTIQGICELKNLFEMNLERNFIGSPLITCLKNLTRLKILDISSNQLNGSLPSVISNLTSLEYLDLSHNNFEGEMKELSLLDLSRNYFSGGLSQSVVTGCFSLELLDLSNNNFEGQFFSEYMNLTRLRHLYFENNNFSGKIKDGLLSSTSLQVLDISNNILSGHIPHWMGNFSSELEILSMSKNHLEGNVPVQLNNLERLRILDISENRLSGPMASSLNLSSVEHLSLQKNALNGLIPGELFRSCKLVTLNLRDNTFSGRIPHQINEHSNLRFLLLGGNHLQGPIPDQLCQLQKLAMMDLSRNKFSGSIPPCFANVLSWRVGSDDVLNGSKLNSPELDEEIEFGSLGNNRSSNTMFGMWRWLSALEKRAAIDERVEIEFAMKNRYEIYNGSNVNRVTGLDLSCNQLTGEIPSDIGQLQAILALNLSNNSLSGSIPESFSNLKMIESLDISYNKLTGQIPPQLTALNFLSIFNVSYNNLSGRTPDKGQFATFDESSYRGNPSLCAWLIQQKYSRTLKPTTTQASGAEEEEEEEDDDESAIDMVTLYSSFGASYVTVILVLIAILWINSYWRRLWFYSIDRCINTWYYWLSKYVLCR from the exons ATGGAAACCTCCTTTGTTAGGTTGtcaatatcagttattatgatTACTGTTTTGATGAATGAAAAGCATGGATTCAAAGCATGCTTGGAAACAGAGAGGACTGCTCTGCTGCAGATCAAGAGCTTCTTCATATCAGCCAGTGATATCGAATATAAAGATTCTATTCTTTCTTCATGGGTTGATGACGAGGACGATGATGGAATGCCGTCTGATTGTTGTCATTGGCAGCGAGTGAAGTGCAACGCCACCACAGGAAGAGTGATGCAACTCTCACTCAAGAATACAACGAGATTGAACTACCCTTATGATTGGTTTCCGCTTCTGAATATGTCATTGTTTCATCCTCTAGAAGAATTACAAAGCCTTGACTTATCTGTCAATAATTTCTCCTACGATAGTAAag TTGCAGCTTACGATAGCTTAAGGAGTTTGAAGCAACTGAAGATCCTAGTTCTCGGTCGTAATTACTTCGACGACAGCATATTCTCGTATCTGAATACACTACCTTCACTTTGCACTTTGATTCTTCATTGGAATAGAATTGAAGGTTCTCAAACCAATCAAG GATTAGCAAATTTGCAAGACCTGCGGGTGTTGGATTTAAGTGGCAACTTCAATATAACTAGTGGCTCTTTAACAAGGTTGG gATTGGCAAATCTGACAAACTTGAAAAGATTGCATCTAAGATTTTGTGGAGTAACTACAATTCAAG GAATATGTGAGTTGAAGAATCTTTTTGAAATGAATcttgaaagaaattttattgggaGCCCTCTTATTACTTGTCTCAAGAACTTAACCCGCCTCAAGATTCTTGATATTTCTtctaatcaattaaatggGAGCCTACCTTCTGTTATCAGCAACCTCACCTCACTTGAATATTTGGATCTTTCTCACAACAACTTTGAAG GTGAGATGAAAGAACTAAGTTTACTGGATTTGTCTAGAAATTACTTTTCTGGAGGATTGTCCCAATCTGTTGTCACCGGTTGCTTCTCACTAGAATTGTTGGACCTATCAAATAACAATTTCGAGGGCCAATTTTTTTCGGAATATATGAACTTGACTCGACTGCGGCATTTATACTTCGAAAACAACAATTTCAGTGGGAAGATTAAAGACGGCTTGTTGAGCTCGACTTCATTGCAGGTCTTAGATATATCCAACAACATATTATCTGGCCATATTCCTCACTGGATGGGTAACTTCTCATCAGAGCTTGAGATTCTTTCAATGTCAAAAAATCATTTGGAAGGTAATGTTCCAGTCCAACTCAACAATCTTGAAAGGCTTCGAATTTTGGACATCTCTGAAAATAGGTTGTCTGGACCTATGGCATCTTCCTTAAATCTTTCATCGGTGGAGCACCTTTCTCTGCAAAAGAATGCTCTCAATGGGTTAATTCCAGGTGAATTGTTTAGAAGCTGCAAGTTAGTGACTCTAAATTTGAGGGATAATACATTTTCTGGGAGGATTCCTCATCAAATCAATGAGCATTCAAATCTGCGCTTTCTTTTGTTGGGAGGGAATCATCTACAAGGACCAATTCCTGATCAGTTGTGTCAATTACAAAAGTTAGCAATGATGGATCTTTCACGTAACAAATTTAGTGGATCAATACCTCCCTGCTTTGCAAATGTGTTGTCCTGGAGAGTAGGAAGTGATGATGTTTTGAATGGATCCAAACTTAATTCTCCAGAATTAGATGAGGAGATAGAATTTGGTTCCCTTGGTAATAACCGCAGTTCCAATACTATGTTTGGTATGTGGCGGTGGCTGTCTGCTCTAGAAAAACGTGCCGCAATAGATGAACGAGTAGAAATAGAATTTGCGATGAAGAATAGATATGAGATTTACAATGGTAGCAACGTTAACCGCGTGACTGGACTGGATTTATCGTGCAACCAATTGACAGGAGAAATCCCATCAGATATTGGACAACTTCAAGCAATTCTTGCTTTAAATTTGTCTAATAATTCCCTGTCAGGTTCTATACCAGAGAGCTTTTCCAATCTAAAAATGATAGAGAGCCTGGACATTTCCTACAACAAGTTGACTGGCCAAATTCCTCCTCAACTGACCGCACTCAACTTTTTATCAATCTTCAACGTGTCATACAACAACTTGTCCGGCCGAACTCCGGACAAAGGGCAGTTTGCCACGTTTGATGAGAGCAGTTATAGAGGTAACCCCAGTCTTTGTGCCTGGCTCATACAACAGAAATACAGCAGAACATTAAAGCCGACAACAACCCAAGCAAGTGgagcagaagaagaagaagaagaagaagatgatgatgaatctGCAATTGATATGGTGACATTGTATTCGAGTTTTGGAGCATCCTACGTGACAGTCATATTGGTATTGATTGCGATCCTTTGGATAAACTCATATTGGCGCAGACTGTGGTTCTATTCCATTGATAGATGTATTAACACATGGTACTATTGGCTTTCCAAATATGTTTTGTGTCGGTGA
- the LOC102625944 gene encoding receptor-like protein 15 isoform X2, producing the protein METSFVRLSISVIMITVLMNEKHGFKACLETERTALLQIKSFFISASDIEYKDSILSSWVDDEDDDGMPSDCCHWQRVKCNATTGRVMQLSLKNTTRLNYPYDWFPLLNMSLFHPLEELQSLDLSVNNFSYDSKVAAYDSLRSLKQLKILVLGRNYFDDSIFSYLNTLPSLCTLILHWNRIEGSQTNQGLANLQDLRVLDLSGNFNITSGSLTRLGLANLTNLKRLHLRFCGVTTIQGICELKNLFEMNLERNFIGSPLITCLKNLTRLKILDISSNQLNGSLPSVISNLTSLEYLDLSHNNFEVGEMKELSLLDLSRNYFSGGLSQSVVTGCFSLELLDLSNNNFEGQFFSEYMNLTRLRHLYFENNNFSGKIKDGLLSSTSLQVLDISNNILSGHIPHWMGNFSSELEILSMSKNHLEGNVPVQLNNLERLRILDISENRLSGPMASSLNLSSVEHLSLQKNALNGLIPGELFRSCKLVTLNLRDNTFSGRIPHQINEHSNLRFLLLGGNHLQGPIPDQLCQLQKLAMMDLSRNKFSGSIPPCFANVLSWRVGSDDVLNGSKLNSPELDEEIEFGSLGNNRSSNTMFGMWRWLSALEKRAAIDERVEIEFAMKNRYEIYNGSNVNRVTGLDLSCNQLTGEIPSDIGQLQAILALNLSNNSLSGSIPESFSNLKMIESLDISYNKLTGQIPPQLTALNFLSIFNVSYNNLSGRTPDKGQFATFDESSYRGNPSLCAWLIQQKYSRTLKPTTTQASGAEEEEEEEDDDESAIDMVTLYSSFGASYVTVILVLIAILWINSYWRRLWFYSIDRCINTWYYWLSKYVLCR; encoded by the exons ATGGAAACCTCCTTTGTTAGGTTGtcaatatcagttattatgatTACTGTTTTGATGAATGAAAAGCATGGATTCAAAGCATGCTTGGAAACAGAGAGGACTGCTCTGCTGCAGATCAAGAGCTTCTTCATATCAGCCAGTGATATCGAATATAAAGATTCTATTCTTTCTTCATGGGTTGATGACGAGGACGATGATGGAATGCCGTCTGATTGTTGTCATTGGCAGCGAGTGAAGTGCAACGCCACCACAGGAAGAGTGATGCAACTCTCACTCAAGAATACAACGAGATTGAACTACCCTTATGATTGGTTTCCGCTTCTGAATATGTCATTGTTTCATCCTCTAGAAGAATTACAAAGCCTTGACTTATCTGTCAATAATTTCTCCTACGATAGTAAag TTGCAGCTTACGATAGCTTAAGGAGTTTGAAGCAACTGAAGATCCTAGTTCTCGGTCGTAATTACTTCGACGACAGCATATTCTCGTATCTGAATACACTACCTTCACTTTGCACTTTGATTCTTCATTGGAATAGAATTGAAGGTTCTCAAACCAATCAAG GATTAGCAAATTTGCAAGACCTGCGGGTGTTGGATTTAAGTGGCAACTTCAATATAACTAGTGGCTCTTTAACAAGGTTGG gATTGGCAAATCTGACAAACTTGAAAAGATTGCATCTAAGATTTTGTGGAGTAACTACAATTCAAG GAATATGTGAGTTGAAGAATCTTTTTGAAATGAATcttgaaagaaattttattgggaGCCCTCTTATTACTTGTCTCAAGAACTTAACCCGCCTCAAGATTCTTGATATTTCTtctaatcaattaaatggGAGCCTACCTTCTGTTATCAGCAACCTCACCTCACTTGAATATTTGGATCTTTCTCACAACAACTTTGAAG TAGGTGAGATGAAAGAACTAAGTTTACTGGATTTGTCTAGAAATTACTTTTCTGGAGGATTGTCCCAATCTGTTGTCACCGGTTGCTTCTCACTAGAATTGTTGGACCTATCAAATAACAATTTCGAGGGCCAATTTTTTTCGGAATATATGAACTTGACTCGACTGCGGCATTTATACTTCGAAAACAACAATTTCAGTGGGAAGATTAAAGACGGCTTGTTGAGCTCGACTTCATTGCAGGTCTTAGATATATCCAACAACATATTATCTGGCCATATTCCTCACTGGATGGGTAACTTCTCATCAGAGCTTGAGATTCTTTCAATGTCAAAAAATCATTTGGAAGGTAATGTTCCAGTCCAACTCAACAATCTTGAAAGGCTTCGAATTTTGGACATCTCTGAAAATAGGTTGTCTGGACCTATGGCATCTTCCTTAAATCTTTCATCGGTGGAGCACCTTTCTCTGCAAAAGAATGCTCTCAATGGGTTAATTCCAGGTGAATTGTTTAGAAGCTGCAAGTTAGTGACTCTAAATTTGAGGGATAATACATTTTCTGGGAGGATTCCTCATCAAATCAATGAGCATTCAAATCTGCGCTTTCTTTTGTTGGGAGGGAATCATCTACAAGGACCAATTCCTGATCAGTTGTGTCAATTACAAAAGTTAGCAATGATGGATCTTTCACGTAACAAATTTAGTGGATCAATACCTCCCTGCTTTGCAAATGTGTTGTCCTGGAGAGTAGGAAGTGATGATGTTTTGAATGGATCCAAACTTAATTCTCCAGAATTAGATGAGGAGATAGAATTTGGTTCCCTTGGTAATAACCGCAGTTCCAATACTATGTTTGGTATGTGGCGGTGGCTGTCTGCTCTAGAAAAACGTGCCGCAATAGATGAACGAGTAGAAATAGAATTTGCGATGAAGAATAGATATGAGATTTACAATGGTAGCAACGTTAACCGCGTGACTGGACTGGATTTATCGTGCAACCAATTGACAGGAGAAATCCCATCAGATATTGGACAACTTCAAGCAATTCTTGCTTTAAATTTGTCTAATAATTCCCTGTCAGGTTCTATACCAGAGAGCTTTTCCAATCTAAAAATGATAGAGAGCCTGGACATTTCCTACAACAAGTTGACTGGCCAAATTCCTCCTCAACTGACCGCACTCAACTTTTTATCAATCTTCAACGTGTCATACAACAACTTGTCCGGCCGAACTCCGGACAAAGGGCAGTTTGCCACGTTTGATGAGAGCAGTTATAGAGGTAACCCCAGTCTTTGTGCCTGGCTCATACAACAGAAATACAGCAGAACATTAAAGCCGACAACAACCCAAGCAAGTGgagcagaagaagaagaagaagaagaagatgatgatgaatctGCAATTGATATGGTGACATTGTATTCGAGTTTTGGAGCATCCTACGTGACAGTCATATTGGTATTGATTGCGATCCTTTGGATAAACTCATATTGGCGCAGACTGTGGTTCTATTCCATTGATAGATGTATTAACACATGGTACTATTGGCTTTCCAAATATGTTTTGTGTCGGTGA
- the LOC102625944 gene encoding receptor-like protein 15 isoform X1: METSFVRLSISVIMITVLMNEKHGFKACLETERTALLQIKSFFISASDIEYKDSILSSWVDDEDDDGMPSDCCHWQRVKCNATTGRVMQLSLKNTTRLNYPYDWFPLLNMSLFHPLEELQSLDLSVNNFSYDSKVAAYDSLRSLKQLKILVLGRNYFDDSIFSYLNTLPSLCTLILHWNRIEGSQTNQGLANLQDLRVLDLSGNFNITSGSLTRLGLANLTNLKRLHLRFCGVTTIQGICELKNLFEMNLERNFIGSPLITCLKNLTRLKILDISSNQLNGSLPSVISNLTSLEYLDLSHNNFEGMFPLSSLANHSKLEGLLLSTRNNTLHVKTENWLPTSQLIVLGLTKCNLNGSYPDFLLHQYHLKYLDLSHNKLVGNFPTWLLRNNPKLEVLLLKNNSFSGILQLPKAKHDFLHHLDISCNNFRGKLPQNMGVILQKLLYMDISKNCFEGNIPYSVGEMKELSLLDLSRNYFSGGLSQSVVTGCFSLELLDLSNNNFEGQFFSEYMNLTRLRHLYFENNNFSGKIKDGLLSSTSLQVLDISNNILSGHIPHWMGNFSSELEILSMSKNHLEGNVPVQLNNLERLRILDISENRLSGPMASSLNLSSVEHLSLQKNALNGLIPGELFRSCKLVTLNLRDNTFSGRIPHQINEHSNLRFLLLGGNHLQGPIPDQLCQLQKLAMMDLSRNKFSGSIPPCFANVLSWRVGSDDVLNGSKLNSPELDEEIEFGSLGNNRSSNTMFGMWRWLSALEKRAAIDERVEIEFAMKNRYEIYNGSNVNRVTGLDLSCNQLTGEIPSDIGQLQAILALNLSNNSLSGSIPESFSNLKMIESLDISYNKLTGQIPPQLTALNFLSIFNVSYNNLSGRTPDKGQFATFDESSYRGNPSLCAWLIQQKYSRTLKPTTTQASGAEEEEEEEDDDESAIDMVTLYSSFGASYVTVILVLIAILWINSYWRRLWFYSIDRCINTWYYWLSKYVLCR; encoded by the exons ATGGAAACCTCCTTTGTTAGGTTGtcaatatcagttattatgatTACTGTTTTGATGAATGAAAAGCATGGATTCAAAGCATGCTTGGAAACAGAGAGGACTGCTCTGCTGCAGATCAAGAGCTTCTTCATATCAGCCAGTGATATCGAATATAAAGATTCTATTCTTTCTTCATGGGTTGATGACGAGGACGATGATGGAATGCCGTCTGATTGTTGTCATTGGCAGCGAGTGAAGTGCAACGCCACCACAGGAAGAGTGATGCAACTCTCACTCAAGAATACAACGAGATTGAACTACCCTTATGATTGGTTTCCGCTTCTGAATATGTCATTGTTTCATCCTCTAGAAGAATTACAAAGCCTTGACTTATCTGTCAATAATTTCTCCTACGATAGTAAag TTGCAGCTTACGATAGCTTAAGGAGTTTGAAGCAACTGAAGATCCTAGTTCTCGGTCGTAATTACTTCGACGACAGCATATTCTCGTATCTGAATACACTACCTTCACTTTGCACTTTGATTCTTCATTGGAATAGAATTGAAGGTTCTCAAACCAATCAAG GATTAGCAAATTTGCAAGACCTGCGGGTGTTGGATTTAAGTGGCAACTTCAATATAACTAGTGGCTCTTTAACAAGGTTGG gATTGGCAAATCTGACAAACTTGAAAAGATTGCATCTAAGATTTTGTGGAGTAACTACAATTCAAG GAATATGTGAGTTGAAGAATCTTTTTGAAATGAATcttgaaagaaattttattgggaGCCCTCTTATTACTTGTCTCAAGAACTTAACCCGCCTCAAGATTCTTGATATTTCTtctaatcaattaaatggGAGCCTACCTTCTGTTATCAGCAACCTCACCTCACTTGAATATTTGGATCTTTCTCACAACAACTTTGAAGGTATGTTCCCCCTCAGTTCCTTGGCTAATCATTCAAAGCTTGAGGGCTTGCTACTCTCAACAAGAAACAATACGTTGCAtgtgaaaactgaaaattggCTGCCTACATCTCAATTGATTGTTCTCGGATTAACCAAATGCAACTTGAATGGCAGTTATCCTGACTTTCTTTTACACCAGTACCACTTAAAATACCTTGACCTCTCTCATAATAAGTTGGTTGGCAATTTCCCAACTTGGTTGTTACGGAACAACCCAAAATTAGAAGTTTTGCTTTTGAAGAACAACTCATTCTCAGGAATTCTTCAACTGCCCAAGGCCAAACACgattttcttcatcatctaGATATTTCTTGTAATAATTTCAGGGGTAAGCTCCCCCAGAATATGGGTGTTATCCTTCAGAAATTGTTGTATATGGATATATCAAAAAACTGTTTTGAAGGTAATATTCCTTATTCAGTAGGTGAGATGAAAGAACTAAGTTTACTGGATTTGTCTAGAAATTACTTTTCTGGAGGATTGTCCCAATCTGTTGTCACCGGTTGCTTCTCACTAGAATTGTTGGACCTATCAAATAACAATTTCGAGGGCCAATTTTTTTCGGAATATATGAACTTGACTCGACTGCGGCATTTATACTTCGAAAACAACAATTTCAGTGGGAAGATTAAAGACGGCTTGTTGAGCTCGACTTCATTGCAGGTCTTAGATATATCCAACAACATATTATCTGGCCATATTCCTCACTGGATGGGTAACTTCTCATCAGAGCTTGAGATTCTTTCAATGTCAAAAAATCATTTGGAAGGTAATGTTCCAGTCCAACTCAACAATCTTGAAAGGCTTCGAATTTTGGACATCTCTGAAAATAGGTTGTCTGGACCTATGGCATCTTCCTTAAATCTTTCATCGGTGGAGCACCTTTCTCTGCAAAAGAATGCTCTCAATGGGTTAATTCCAGGTGAATTGTTTAGAAGCTGCAAGTTAGTGACTCTAAATTTGAGGGATAATACATTTTCTGGGAGGATTCCTCATCAAATCAATGAGCATTCAAATCTGCGCTTTCTTTTGTTGGGAGGGAATCATCTACAAGGACCAATTCCTGATCAGTTGTGTCAATTACAAAAGTTAGCAATGATGGATCTTTCACGTAACAAATTTAGTGGATCAATACCTCCCTGCTTTGCAAATGTGTTGTCCTGGAGAGTAGGAAGTGATGATGTTTTGAATGGATCCAAACTTAATTCTCCAGAATTAGATGAGGAGATAGAATTTGGTTCCCTTGGTAATAACCGCAGTTCCAATACTATGTTTGGTATGTGGCGGTGGCTGTCTGCTCTAGAAAAACGTGCCGCAATAGATGAACGAGTAGAAATAGAATTTGCGATGAAGAATAGATATGAGATTTACAATGGTAGCAACGTTAACCGCGTGACTGGACTGGATTTATCGTGCAACCAATTGACAGGAGAAATCCCATCAGATATTGGACAACTTCAAGCAATTCTTGCTTTAAATTTGTCTAATAATTCCCTGTCAGGTTCTATACCAGAGAGCTTTTCCAATCTAAAAATGATAGAGAGCCTGGACATTTCCTACAACAAGTTGACTGGCCAAATTCCTCCTCAACTGACCGCACTCAACTTTTTATCAATCTTCAACGTGTCATACAACAACTTGTCCGGCCGAACTCCGGACAAAGGGCAGTTTGCCACGTTTGATGAGAGCAGTTATAGAGGTAACCCCAGTCTTTGTGCCTGGCTCATACAACAGAAATACAGCAGAACATTAAAGCCGACAACAACCCAAGCAAGTGgagcagaagaagaagaagaagaagaagatgatgatgaatctGCAATTGATATGGTGACATTGTATTCGAGTTTTGGAGCATCCTACGTGACAGTCATATTGGTATTGATTGCGATCCTTTGGATAAACTCATATTGGCGCAGACTGTGGTTCTATTCCATTGATAGATGTATTAACACATGGTACTATTGGCTTTCCAAATATGTTTTGTGTCGGTGA
- the LOC102625944 gene encoding receptor-like protein 9a isoform X4 — METSFVRLSISVIMITVLMNEKHGFKACLETERTALLQIKSFFISASDIEYKDSILSSWVDDEDDDGMPSDCCHWQRVKCNATTGRVMQLSLKNTTRLNYPYDWFPLLNMSLFHPLEELQSLDLSVNNFSYDSKVAAYDSLRSLKQLKILVLGRNYFDDSIFSYLNTLPSLCTLILHWNRIEGSQTNQGLANLQDLRVLDLSGNFNITSGSLTRLGLANLTNLKRLHLRFCGVTTIQVGEMKELSLLDLSRNYFSGGLSQSVVTGCFSLELLDLSNNNFEGQFFSEYMNLTRLRHLYFENNNFSGKIKDGLLSSTSLQVLDISNNILSGHIPHWMGNFSSELEILSMSKNHLEGNVPVQLNNLERLRILDISENRLSGPMASSLNLSSVEHLSLQKNALNGLIPGELFRSCKLVTLNLRDNTFSGRIPHQINEHSNLRFLLLGGNHLQGPIPDQLCQLQKLAMMDLSRNKFSGSIPPCFANVLSWRVGSDDVLNGSKLNSPELDEEIEFGSLGNNRSSNTMFGMWRWLSALEKRAAIDERVEIEFAMKNRYEIYNGSNVNRVTGLDLSCNQLTGEIPSDIGQLQAILALNLSNNSLSGSIPESFSNLKMIESLDISYNKLTGQIPPQLTALNFLSIFNVSYNNLSGRTPDKGQFATFDESSYRGNPSLCAWLIQQKYSRTLKPTTTQASGAEEEEEEEDDDESAIDMVTLYSSFGASYVTVILVLIAILWINSYWRRLWFYSIDRCINTWYYWLSKYVLCR, encoded by the exons ATGGAAACCTCCTTTGTTAGGTTGtcaatatcagttattatgatTACTGTTTTGATGAATGAAAAGCATGGATTCAAAGCATGCTTGGAAACAGAGAGGACTGCTCTGCTGCAGATCAAGAGCTTCTTCATATCAGCCAGTGATATCGAATATAAAGATTCTATTCTTTCTTCATGGGTTGATGACGAGGACGATGATGGAATGCCGTCTGATTGTTGTCATTGGCAGCGAGTGAAGTGCAACGCCACCACAGGAAGAGTGATGCAACTCTCACTCAAGAATACAACGAGATTGAACTACCCTTATGATTGGTTTCCGCTTCTGAATATGTCATTGTTTCATCCTCTAGAAGAATTACAAAGCCTTGACTTATCTGTCAATAATTTCTCCTACGATAGTAAag TTGCAGCTTACGATAGCTTAAGGAGTTTGAAGCAACTGAAGATCCTAGTTCTCGGTCGTAATTACTTCGACGACAGCATATTCTCGTATCTGAATACACTACCTTCACTTTGCACTTTGATTCTTCATTGGAATAGAATTGAAGGTTCTCAAACCAATCAAG GATTAGCAAATTTGCAAGACCTGCGGGTGTTGGATTTAAGTGGCAACTTCAATATAACTAGTGGCTCTTTAACAAGGTTGG gATTGGCAAATCTGACAAACTTGAAAAGATTGCATCTAAGATTTTGTGGAGTAACTACAATTCAAG TAGGTGAGATGAAAGAACTAAGTTTACTGGATTTGTCTAGAAATTACTTTTCTGGAGGATTGTCCCAATCTGTTGTCACCGGTTGCTTCTCACTAGAATTGTTGGACCTATCAAATAACAATTTCGAGGGCCAATTTTTTTCGGAATATATGAACTTGACTCGACTGCGGCATTTATACTTCGAAAACAACAATTTCAGTGGGAAGATTAAAGACGGCTTGTTGAGCTCGACTTCATTGCAGGTCTTAGATATATCCAACAACATATTATCTGGCCATATTCCTCACTGGATGGGTAACTTCTCATCAGAGCTTGAGATTCTTTCAATGTCAAAAAATCATTTGGAAGGTAATGTTCCAGTCCAACTCAACAATCTTGAAAGGCTTCGAATTTTGGACATCTCTGAAAATAGGTTGTCTGGACCTATGGCATCTTCCTTAAATCTTTCATCGGTGGAGCACCTTTCTCTGCAAAAGAATGCTCTCAATGGGTTAATTCCAGGTGAATTGTTTAGAAGCTGCAAGTTAGTGACTCTAAATTTGAGGGATAATACATTTTCTGGGAGGATTCCTCATCAAATCAATGAGCATTCAAATCTGCGCTTTCTTTTGTTGGGAGGGAATCATCTACAAGGACCAATTCCTGATCAGTTGTGTCAATTACAAAAGTTAGCAATGATGGATCTTTCACGTAACAAATTTAGTGGATCAATACCTCCCTGCTTTGCAAATGTGTTGTCCTGGAGAGTAGGAAGTGATGATGTTTTGAATGGATCCAAACTTAATTCTCCAGAATTAGATGAGGAGATAGAATTTGGTTCCCTTGGTAATAACCGCAGTTCCAATACTATGTTTGGTATGTGGCGGTGGCTGTCTGCTCTAGAAAAACGTGCCGCAATAGATGAACGAGTAGAAATAGAATTTGCGATGAAGAATAGATATGAGATTTACAATGGTAGCAACGTTAACCGCGTGACTGGACTGGATTTATCGTGCAACCAATTGACAGGAGAAATCCCATCAGATATTGGACAACTTCAAGCAATTCTTGCTTTAAATTTGTCTAATAATTCCCTGTCAGGTTCTATACCAGAGAGCTTTTCCAATCTAAAAATGATAGAGAGCCTGGACATTTCCTACAACAAGTTGACTGGCCAAATTCCTCCTCAACTGACCGCACTCAACTTTTTATCAATCTTCAACGTGTCATACAACAACTTGTCCGGCCGAACTCCGGACAAAGGGCAGTTTGCCACGTTTGATGAGAGCAGTTATAGAGGTAACCCCAGTCTTTGTGCCTGGCTCATACAACAGAAATACAGCAGAACATTAAAGCCGACAACAACCCAAGCAAGTGgagcagaagaagaagaagaagaagaagatgatgatgaatctGCAATTGATATGGTGACATTGTATTCGAGTTTTGGAGCATCCTACGTGACAGTCATATTGGTATTGATTGCGATCCTTTGGATAAACTCATATTGGCGCAGACTGTGGTTCTATTCCATTGATAGATGTATTAACACATGGTACTATTGGCTTTCCAAATATGTTTTGTGTCGGTGA